From one Prosthecobacter dejongeii genomic stretch:
- a CDS encoding SulP family inorganic anion transporter — MSGPSTPSWWQIARNLARQGRSWLSENLADTGLDPLPIRRWLRGYGPRRFQADLKAGTSVALLDIPQGMAYAAIAGLPLQFGTTCSAVAGIVGALFLSSRYTVLGPTNATAFMIFSYFAADAHLDRITLMPLLVFMVGTLLLIGSFIKVAELAQYISRAVMVAYITGAAMLIIANQAGNVLGIGTRTIAEDGQVFQPRTFPGIVWQLLQNLSQTHWESLLIAALTAGIYWGIRRLRPTWPSLAIALVGASLIGLGMKTLNITIPTFQDAQFTWLDLLPPFPDFASPKFLSDFSRLFGLAIALAFLATLESSTMGKTLSGLKGQRVDPNQDMFGLGMANLSCAYLSGMPCSGSMVRSTLNFASGARTPVASLVNGLACLLGALTLGSLVVYIPKASLAVLIICVALSLINKRHVRICLQATGSDALTFLVTLAATLMVPLHVAIFTGVGVSLMLYLRKASRPSLIEYEFNEEGNLAEASQPGMRQNPAISIVHVEGELFFGAAELFRSQVQQACADPNLRIIILRLKNARHMDATSVMAMEDLVRALRADGRDLLISGVMKDIYRVLRDAGMVEVIGKDNLFPSSPSNPNVATRNALKRAQQILGTTEAEVKIFFDPGKKKEA; from the coding sequence ATGTCCGGCCCTTCCACGCCCTCCTGGTGGCAGATCGCGCGCAATCTCGCGCGGCAGGGCCGTTCGTGGCTGAGTGAAAATCTGGCAGATACCGGCCTGGATCCCCTGCCCATCCGGCGCTGGCTGCGTGGCTATGGCCCCCGGCGCTTTCAGGCGGATCTGAAGGCAGGCACCTCCGTGGCCCTGCTGGATATTCCACAAGGCATGGCCTATGCCGCCATCGCAGGGTTGCCTCTGCAATTTGGCACCACGTGCTCGGCCGTGGCTGGCATCGTTGGGGCGTTATTTTTGAGCTCTCGCTACACGGTCCTCGGGCCTACGAATGCGACGGCGTTCATGATTTTCTCCTACTTTGCGGCCGATGCGCACCTGGACCGCATCACGCTGATGCCGCTGCTGGTGTTCATGGTGGGGACGCTGCTGTTGATCGGATCCTTCATCAAGGTGGCTGAGCTGGCCCAGTACATCAGCCGGGCGGTGATGGTGGCCTACATCACGGGCGCGGCCATGCTGATCATCGCCAACCAAGCAGGAAATGTACTGGGCATTGGCACGCGTACCATCGCTGAAGACGGGCAGGTTTTCCAACCACGCACCTTTCCGGGTATCGTCTGGCAGTTGTTACAAAACCTCTCACAGACGCACTGGGAAAGCCTTCTGATAGCAGCCCTGACGGCGGGCATTTACTGGGGCATTCGCCGGCTGCGCCCGACGTGGCCCAGCCTGGCCATCGCACTGGTGGGAGCGTCACTCATCGGCTTGGGGATGAAAACGCTGAACATCACCATTCCCACCTTTCAAGATGCGCAATTCACTTGGTTGGATCTGCTGCCACCGTTTCCAGACTTTGCCTCGCCCAAGTTCCTTTCGGATTTCAGCCGTCTTTTTGGCCTCGCCATCGCGCTGGCTTTTTTAGCCACGCTGGAAAGCTCCACCATGGGCAAGACTCTCTCAGGCCTGAAAGGGCAGCGGGTGGACCCGAATCAGGACATGTTTGGCCTGGGCATGGCGAACTTGAGCTGCGCCTACCTGAGCGGGATGCCCTGCTCCGGCTCCATGGTTCGCAGCACGCTGAATTTTGCCAGCGGTGCCCGCACCCCCGTCGCGTCTTTGGTAAACGGCTTGGCCTGCCTCCTCGGAGCGCTAACCTTGGGCAGTCTGGTGGTCTATATTCCGAAGGCTTCCCTGGCGGTGCTGATCATCTGCGTGGCACTTTCTCTCATCAATAAACGCCATGTGCGCATCTGCCTCCAAGCCACGGGATCTGATGCGCTGACTTTTTTGGTCACTCTGGCTGCGACTCTGATGGTGCCGCTGCACGTGGCCATCTTCACCGGAGTGGGGGTGTCCCTGATGCTGTATCTGCGCAAGGCGAGCCGCCCCTCCCTCATCGAATATGAGTTTAACGAAGAGGGTAACCTAGCAGAAGCGAGCCAGCCTGGCATGAGGCAAAATCCGGCCATCTCCATCGTCCATGTGGAGGGGGAGCTATTCTTTGGCGCAGCCGAGCTCTTTCGCAGCCAAGTCCAGCAGGCCTGTGCAGACCCGAACCTGCGCATCATCATCCTGCGACTGAAAAATGCCCGCCACATGGATGCTACCTCGGTGATGGCGATGGAGGATCTGGTGCGGGCGCTGAGGGCCGATGGGCGAGATCTCCTGATCAGCGGGGTAATGAAGGATATCTACCGCGTGCTGCGGGATGCCGGCATGGTGGAGGTCATCGGTAAGGACAATCTTTTCCCCTCCAGCCCGAGCAACCCCAATGTGGCCACACGAAATGCGCTGAAGCGGGCTCAACAAATCCTGGGCACCACCGAGGCGGAAGTGAAGATCTTCTTTGACCCCGGCAAGAAAAAGGAAGCGTAG
- a CDS encoding DUF2256 domain-containing protein, whose translation MRGVKKENLPEKLCAVCQRPFTWRKKWERVWDQVLYCSEGCRKKKQRRTPD comes from the coding sequence ATGCGAGGGGTGAAAAAAGAAAACTTGCCGGAGAAACTTTGTGCCGTCTGCCAGAGGCCTTTCACTTGGCGCAAGAAATGGGAAAGAGTGTGGGACCAAGTGCTCTATTGCAGTGAAGGCTGCCGGAAGAAAAAACAAAGACGGACCCCAGACTGA